In a single window of the Desulfurella sp. genome:
- a CDS encoding AsmA-like C-terminal region-containing protein, giving the protein MKKKLLIAFIILITFIALILAGYFSLPFFLKSQYFLHLVENKTHIKIDKIENYKISQTLTTINVNISQLEVSSSKFKANAKNLSYKLKLSELISKKPTFGNLKIQQLNLVAYRSKIPAKTKTIIKPLPLSIEIQHLSASYENYKIEGKLDLILNLPTKNNNFYFNGIVNNSPTTLSGDINPSNLHVSLNIKKFSPQNFPAYLKAIDNSSAKATLTLKNNLELQSGNLKISDINYKGLKLNNPSASYSKDELFVNIPYLKYKQNISGKSAKLKLNTKNYNGSVDLSNINIANLNIEKPTINFKYNKNTHAFFIDTLSKNGYFINAKGTLNTKNLEESTIAGFFKTPYIDYNQIKPLLPKHIQEYIYSGQIKAKKVTFKGKIKDKENLIDTGELVAQSTRFIVEKNTYPFTITFANIQITPKDVIIHGTGYCDKVNLISSKLVIARKKGYPADMHLVLNGQSTKNTEDFLYKAILSHEDAKYIDYAKDIRGPFTAIIDIKNYYWHSLPHFYFNVNIDSNLSLQDKKISQKPINLIGKFDIQRNNQILRVSANNLKLATDNSFINITGYLEHSNTVSYKATIRAKINPDEIRDISYLKPYKNYLPTSEVTIKPSSISGNLKKINFDVNIEGKKLFKEQGFGVDEILAKGYWEKNLISFNPVKLDDTLSINGLYNTKAKSFNGNINLKNFKISTIKNLVKLPIDEAILNGSVKLGLEDKKLQYIYSNNLVVSDLVYGNDVIVKSAHVSFNKNYATIENGNALIMQNPVSFTGNVNLEPLVINLNAKSQKFIIKQTKSKTKSYIGDIKFKIPKVSIYAQADIDELIIEDSKPLVFNNVNAHLELASKRYISLKTPYTSIYIDMAQNTINVDATDSYIFAHYIQSKTKKPSITTLKATLNTPSTDEIDLKKLNGTIKFVSENGNIKNFPDIYKILTLADIVGLLAGKFDARKGFYYTKMVGIFDLKDGILKTQKPLTVKGTANNLFINGNVNLTNYHVDALFMITTFTFLNRLISSIPIIGHILGGKEKSFTGLSFRVDGYLDGKMNLYPVPWESLGKGLLDIITRTITLPAYLLGVNGNTNNTEKKK; this is encoded by the coding sequence ATGAAAAAAAAGCTATTAATAGCTTTTATTATCCTGATAACATTTATTGCTTTGATTCTGGCAGGTTATTTTAGCCTGCCTTTTTTTTTAAAAAGTCAATACTTTTTGCACCTTGTAGAAAATAAAACCCATATAAAAATAGACAAAATTGAAAATTACAAAATCTCTCAAACACTAACCACTATAAATGTCAACATATCGCAATTGGAAGTTAGCTCATCTAAATTTAAAGCAAATGCAAAAAACTTATCATATAAACTCAAATTAAGCGAATTAATTTCAAAAAAACCCACATTTGGCAATTTAAAAATACAACAGTTAAACTTAGTTGCATACCGTTCAAAAATTCCTGCAAAAACCAAAACAATCATAAAGCCGCTCCCTTTATCCATAGAAATACAACATCTTAGTGCATCTTATGAAAATTATAAAATTGAGGGTAAACTTGATCTAATTTTAAACCTTCCAACAAAAAACAATAATTTTTATTTTAATGGGATTGTTAACAATAGCCCCACTACTTTATCTGGCGATATAAACCCAAGCAATTTGCATGTAAGCTTAAATATTAAAAAATTTTCACCCCAAAATTTTCCAGCATACTTAAAAGCAATTGACAATTCAAGTGCAAAAGCTACTTTAACGCTAAAAAACAATTTAGAGTTGCAAAGCGGTAATTTAAAGATCAGCGATATAAACTACAAAGGTTTAAAACTTAATAACCCAAGCGCTTCTTATTCTAAAGATGAGCTTTTCGTCAATATACCTTATCTTAAATACAAACAAAATATTTCGGGCAAAAGTGCAAAACTCAAGCTTAACACTAAAAATTATAATGGCAGTGTTGATTTGAGCAACATAAACATTGCAAATTTAAATATTGAAAAACCAACAATTAATTTTAAATACAATAAAAATACACATGCATTTTTTATTGATACTTTAAGCAAAAACGGTTATTTCATAAATGCAAAAGGCACTCTTAATACGAAAAACTTAGAAGAAAGCACTATAGCTGGTTTCTTTAAAACACCGTATATTGACTATAATCAAATAAAACCGTTGTTACCAAAGCATATTCAGGAATATATATATTCTGGTCAGATAAAAGCAAAAAAAGTGACATTTAAAGGCAAAATTAAAGATAAAGAAAATTTAATAGATACAGGTGAACTCGTTGCACAGAGTACCAGATTTATTGTAGAAAAAAACACCTACCCTTTTACTATAACATTTGCCAATATCCAAATTACACCAAAAGACGTAATCATTCATGGGACCGGTTATTGTGATAAAGTAAATTTAATAAGTTCAAAACTTGTAATTGCACGAAAAAAAGGCTATCCGGCAGATATGCACCTTGTACTAAATGGACAATCTACAAAAAACACAGAAGATTTTTTGTACAAAGCAATTTTAAGCCACGAAGATGCAAAGTATATTGATTATGCAAAAGACATCAGAGGTCCATTTACCGCAATAATTGACATAAAAAACTATTACTGGCATTCATTGCCTCATTTTTACTTTAATGTAAATATTGATTCCAATTTAAGCTTGCAAGATAAAAAAATATCTCAAAAACCTATAAATTTAATAGGTAAATTTGATATACAAAGAAACAATCAAATACTTAGGGTTAGTGCGAATAACCTAAAGTTAGCCACTGACAATTCCTTTATCAATATTACTGGATATCTAGAACATTCAAATACTGTCTCCTATAAAGCTACAATTAGAGCAAAAATAAATCCAGATGAAATTAGAGATATTTCATATTTGAAACCATATAAAAATTATTTGCCAACAAGCGAGGTAACAATAAAGCCCTCATCTATCTCTGGAAATTTGAAAAAAATCAATTTTGATGTCAATATTGAAGGCAAAAAATTATTTAAAGAACAAGGTTTTGGTGTAGATGAGATTTTGGCAAAAGGCTACTGGGAAAAAAATCTAATCAGCTTTAACCCTGTAAAGCTTGACGATACACTTTCGATTAACGGTTTATACAATACAAAAGCAAAATCATTCAATGGCAATATTAACTTAAAAAATTTCAAAATTTCAACAATTAAAAATTTAGTCAAATTACCCATCGATGAAGCAATTTTAAATGGAAGCGTCAAACTAGGGCTCGAAGATAAAAAACTACAATACATATACTCAAATAATTTAGTTGTATCAGATTTGGTTTATGGTAATGACGTTATTGTCAAATCTGCCCATGTATCTTTTAATAAAAATTATGCAACAATAGAAAATGGTAATGCGCTTATCATGCAAAACCCCGTAAGTTTTACAGGTAATGTTAATTTAGAGCCGCTTGTAATTAACTTAAATGCTAAAAGCCAAAAATTTATAATAAAACAAACAAAGAGCAAAACAAAAAGCTATATAGGAGATATTAAGTTTAAAATACCAAAAGTATCTATTTATGCGCAAGCTGACATTGACGAATTGATAATCGAAGATTCAAAACCTCTTGTATTTAATAATGTTAATGCACACTTAGAGCTTGCAAGTAAACGCTATATTAGCCTGAAAACACCGTATACATCCATATACATAGATATGGCTCAAAACACAATCAATGTCGATGCTACAGATTCATATATTTTTGCACACTACATTCAAAGTAAAACAAAAAAACCATCAATTACAACACTTAAGGCTACACTTAACACACCATCTACAGATGAAATAGACTTAAAAAAACTAAATGGAACTATTAAATTTGTTTCCGAAAACGGAAATATTAAAAATTTTCCAGACATTTACAAAATACTAACACTGGCTGACATAGTTGGGTTGTTAGCAGGTAAGTTTGATGCGAGAAAAGGATTTTATTATACCAAAATGGTAGGCATTTTCGATTTAAAAGATGGCATATTAAAAACTCAAAAACCATTAACTGTAAAAGGTACAGCAAATAACTTGTTTATAAACGGTAATGTCAATCTAACAAATTATCATGTTGATGCACTTTTTATGATAACTACATTTACTTTTCTAAATAGGTTAATTTCAAGCATACCCATTATAGGGCATATTCTTGGTGGAAAAGAAAAAAGCTTTACAGGTTTAAGCTTTAGAGTAGATGGTTATTTGGATGGAAAAATGAATTTATACCCTGTTCCCTGGGAAAGCTTGGGGAAAGGTTTGCTTGATATAATTACGCGCACCATTACTTTACCAGCATATTTGCTTGGTGTAAATGGAAATACCA
- a CDS encoding thioredoxin domain-containing protein has protein sequence MKKIFLTFLGLVLMYSFANAAPDYTAIAKKLVPPNVNIELKQTNDFQISGFKTFIATLKPQNASVTVYKYLWISNDGKYVIPNLLAYTNNSITQIEPKVKESYNTVNIEWFNRVLSTLNPDLKKSFGNGKTEVYILSDPYCPFCKEQLAQAIELAKQNKIKLYVIPFDIHGEKSTQASMLFWDIESKSNLADALAKVEAAPFEAVDKIVSQNQNLIKQLTPKYQAKLHYLKEEFFKQKLNGTPSIIIRKTNTTGIVIVGLTNLANFVK, from the coding sequence ATGAAAAAAATTTTTTTGACTTTTTTGGGTTTGGTTTTAATGTATTCTTTTGCAAATGCTGCACCAGATTACACTGCAATAGCAAAAAAACTCGTGCCACCAAATGTTAATATTGAGCTTAAACAAACAAACGATTTTCAAATATCAGGTTTTAAAACATTTATTGCTACACTAAAACCACAAAATGCCTCGGTTACTGTTTATAAGTATCTTTGGATATCAAACGATGGTAAATATGTTATACCAAATCTTTTAGCGTATACTAATAATTCTATAACTCAGATTGAGCCAAAAGTAAAAGAATCTTATAATACTGTAAATATTGAATGGTTTAATAGAGTTTTGTCAACACTAAATCCAGATTTGAAAAAAAGCTTTGGAAATGGAAAAACTGAAGTTTATATTTTATCTGACCCGTATTGTCCTTTCTGTAAAGAACAACTTGCCCAGGCAATTGAACTTGCAAAACAAAACAAAATCAAGCTTTATGTAATACCTTTTGATATACATGGAGAAAAATCAACACAGGCTTCAATGCTGTTTTGGGATATAGAATCAAAATCAAATTTAGCTGACGCATTGGCAAAAGTGGAAGCTGCTCCATTTGAAGCTGTTGATAAAATTGTATCCCAAAACCAAAATTTGATTAAACAACTAACACCAAAATACCAGGCAAAGCTTCATTATTTAAAAGAAGAGTTTTTTAAGCAAAAATTAAACGGTACACCATCAATTATTATAAGAAAAACAAACACAACAGGCATTGTAATTGTCGGTTTAACAAACTTAGCAAATTTTGTAAAATAA
- a CDS encoding GGDEF domain-containing protein — translation MSKKIFKSRLSRYFVLSWAAISIIIFIIVFIVFVRLYEKVLINTESELSTIARQSAFAVQTYIKLLHMAETSFKDSIEENFYTDKIPVITKNIVDENPDIYAVLIVGHDKQIIYSYPQKFEDKLIKQIVVCSKNKINISGAFRSYNILMVTDCIPFSKGYILVSRVPVLMLVKPLINVQYKSFNVFILKKDGRLQDSLKKIDLPDYKDYIQLSQHTSGYFKTASHLVSYAKIPTTGRTLFVSISKKEIYKNYLDGLLPFFLIMFVSFVIFSFILFWVFYKLQYFEKLKQLNTAFVKNSNDINALMIDKISFRSLIDKILQKFIENPYIDLCMFYFKEKNEMKIKSYSAKEECLECLKSKALSDKLCSIYFLDLVKNSLQARIINAKNSQIYKHCGIKFVGVFPVVFENKIIGSLIIAGKNGIVLHSSEISNILMQFLDNFKNKLKLMKLEKLQESGKSKARYFAYHDQLTGLNNRSFFIERFNQAIAKSRRIKTNVALFSMDLDGFKAI, via the coding sequence ATGAGTAAAAAAATCTTTAAATCAAGATTATCGAGGTACTTTGTACTAAGCTGGGCTGCAATAAGCATAATTATTTTTATCATAGTTTTTATCGTGTTTGTAAGGCTTTATGAAAAAGTTTTAATCAATACTGAATCCGAACTTTCGACCATCGCAAGGCAAAGTGCATTTGCTGTACAAACATACATAAAACTCTTGCATATGGCAGAAACTTCATTTAAGGATTCAATTGAAGAAAACTTTTACACAGATAAAATTCCAGTAATTACAAAAAATATCGTAGATGAAAACCCAGATATTTATGCTGTATTGATTGTTGGGCACGATAAACAAATAATCTATTCTTATCCTCAAAAATTTGAAGACAAATTAATAAAACAAATAGTTGTATGTAGCAAAAACAAAATTAATATTAGTGGTGCATTTAGGTCGTATAATATACTAATGGTTACAGACTGCATACCTTTTTCTAAAGGCTATATACTGGTAAGCAGGGTCCCTGTACTGATGCTTGTAAAGCCTTTAATAAATGTCCAATATAAATCGTTTAATGTGTTTATATTAAAAAAAGACGGTAGGCTTCAAGACAGCTTAAAAAAAATAGATTTACCTGATTATAAAGATTATATACAGCTATCACAACACACAAGTGGCTATTTTAAGACAGCTTCTCATCTGGTGTCTTATGCTAAGATCCCAACTACTGGTAGGACACTTTTTGTTAGTATTTCAAAAAAGGAAATTTATAAAAATTATTTAGATGGTCTTTTGCCTTTTTTTCTAATAATGTTTGTAAGTTTTGTTATATTTAGTTTTATTTTGTTTTGGGTTTTTTACAAATTGCAGTATTTTGAAAAACTAAAGCAGCTAAACACTGCCTTTGTTAAAAACTCAAACGACATTAACGCTTTGATGATTGATAAAATTTCGTTTAGATCACTTATTGATAAAATTTTACAAAAATTTATAGAAAATCCCTATATTGACCTTTGTATGTTTTATTTTAAAGAGAAAAACGAAATGAAAATAAAATCTTACAGTGCAAAAGAAGAGTGCTTAGAGTGTTTAAAATCAAAAGCCTTATCAGATAAACTTTGCAGTATTTATTTTTTAGATTTAGTAAAAAATAGTCTTCAAGCACGTATAATTAATGCAAAAAATTCTCAGATATACAAACATTGTGGTATTAAATTTGTTGGAGTTTTTCCAGTTGTTTTTGAAAATAAAATTATAGGAAGTTTAATTATTGCAGGTAAAAATGGTATTGTGTTGCATTCAAGCGAAATATCTAACATTTTAATGCAGTTTCTGGATAATTTTAAAAACAAACTCAAACTTATGAAACTTGAAAAACTTCAAGAATCTGGCAAAAGCAAAGCCAGATACTTTGCATACCATGATCAGCTTACAGGTTTAAATAATAGAAGTTTTTTTATTGAACGTTTCAATCAAGCAATTGCTAAATCCCGTAGAATTAAAACCAATGTAGCTTTATTTTCTATGGATTTAGATGGTTTTAAGGCAATA
- a CDS encoding GGDEF domain-containing protein, with protein sequence TFGHDIGDRLLKAVAKRLKSVVRQEDTLSRFGGDEFLLFTDSFETKEELEEIAKRILNTIKKPFIIDTYQMSVGISIGIAYSLGITNASQEDYLKVADELLYTSKKTGKNKYTIAEV encoded by the coding sequence TACATTTGGTCATGATATAGGTGATAGACTCCTAAAAGCCGTAGCTAAACGATTAAAATCTGTTGTAAGACAGGAAGATACGCTTTCACGATTTGGTGGAGATGAGTTTTTGCTTTTTACGGATAGTTTTGAAACTAAAGAGGAATTGGAAGAAATAGCAAAAAGAATACTAAATACTATAAAAAAACCATTTATTATTGATACGTACCAAATGAGTGTGGGGATAAGCATTGGTATTGCCTACAGCTTGGGCATTACCAATGCTTCGCAGGAAGATTACCTAAAAGTGGCTGATGAGTTACTTTACACATCAAAAAAAACAGGAAAAAATAAATATACTATTGCTGAAGTTTAG
- a CDS encoding amino acid permease: MELFRKKTVEMIEDDTREGQPHSLKKALNWFDLILLGIGGIIGTGIFVITGVAAAKYAGPALIISFVIAGLASAFTALSYAEFASSFPISGSTYSYSYLALGEIVAWVIGWDLILEYAFALPAIALGWSGYFTALLHSLGITVPAQIANSSFAAAGGVVNVPAMGIILFLTWLVYLGIRESATFNNIAVIFKVSVILFFIAVAVWHIKPVNWHPFMPYGWHGVMAGAAIIFFAYIGFDAVSTAAEESKNPARDMPIGIIGSLAVSSILYIAVVVILTGIIPYKLLNDPAPVAKGLEYLGMSFGSGLVSIGALVGITTVLLVMLYGQVRIFFAMSRDGLLPAFFSKLHPKHKTPYLSTWFVGIITSILAGFLPIDVLAELVNIGTLFAFLLVSLSVIILRYTRPELNRKFKCPWVPFVPIMAILFSGYLMISLPIETWIRFIVWFIIGFIIYFTYSRYNSRLAKLQQ; this comes from the coding sequence ATGGAGTTATTCAGAAAAAAAACTGTTGAAATGATTGAAGATGACACAAGAGAAGGTCAGCCTCATTCGCTAAAAAAAGCACTCAACTGGTTTGACCTGATACTGCTTGGTATTGGTGGCATTATTGGCACAGGGATCTTTGTAATAACCGGTGTTGCTGCTGCAAAATACGCAGGACCAGCTCTTATTATATCATTTGTTATTGCAGGTCTTGCAAGTGCATTTACAGCTTTATCATATGCAGAATTTGCATCAAGTTTTCCAATTTCTGGTTCTACTTACAGTTATAGTTATTTAGCTTTAGGCGAAATTGTAGCCTGGGTCATTGGGTGGGATTTAATATTAGAATACGCATTTGCCCTGCCTGCTATTGCACTTGGCTGGTCAGGCTACTTTACTGCGCTTTTGCATTCTTTAGGTATTACCGTGCCAGCCCAAATTGCAAACTCATCTTTTGCAGCAGCTGGCGGAGTAGTTAACGTTCCGGCTATGGGTATAATACTGTTTCTCACGTGGCTTGTTTATTTAGGTATAAGAGAAAGTGCTACATTTAATAATATAGCTGTTATATTCAAAGTATCTGTAATTCTATTTTTTATAGCTGTTGCTGTATGGCATATAAAGCCTGTAAACTGGCATCCATTTATGCCGTATGGATGGCATGGCGTAATGGCTGGGGCTGCAATTATATTTTTTGCCTATATTGGCTTTGATGCTGTATCAACTGCCGCAGAAGAGTCAAAAAACCCTGCACGTGATATGCCTATTGGAATTATTGGCTCATTAGCTGTAAGCTCTATTTTATACATAGCTGTAGTTGTAATATTGACTGGTATTATACCGTACAAACTACTAAACGATCCAGCACCAGTTGCAAAAGGTTTAGAGTACCTTGGCATGAGTTTTGGATCCGGTCTAGTTTCGATTGGAGCACTCGTTGGTATCACAACAGTGCTGTTAGTAATGCTTTATGGACAGGTGAGAATTTTTTTTGCTATGTCAAGAGATGGCCTTTTGCCAGCTTTTTTTTCAAAACTGCATCCAAAACATAAAACACCTTATTTGAGTACTTGGTTTGTTGGAATAATTACTTCTATCCTGGCAGGTTTTTTGCCAATTGATGTTTTAGCTGAACTTGTGAATATCGGTACATTATTTGCATTTCTACTCGTTTCTCTTTCTGTAATAATTTTGCGATATACAAGACCAGAGTTAAATAGAAAATTTAAATGTCCATGGGTTCCTTTTGTCCCTATAATGGCAATTTTGTTTAGCGGCTACCTTATGATATCTTTGCCCATTGAAACCTGGATAAGATTTATTGTATGGTTTATTATTGGCTTTATAATTTACTTTACATATTCAAGATACAATAGCAGACTTGCTAAACTTCAGCAATAG
- a CDS encoding efflux transporter outer membrane subunit — translation MKYNVILALGLATFLSSCALYSAPKNVNIQIPDQFKYSINSTNSKLNQNWWENFSDQKLNNTIKTALDNNLNYKIAIKNIQIAQTYVGQNQSALLPTINATYSSTRNQPSKNASNSPFSNSQIYNLHQAGLSASYELDVWHQIQNSINQAKANVNLSKADADVVKLTLISNVAQTYFQLAALNLSIENFTQQLEAAKEILKLNEDKYNSGLINIEPVEDAKTQLENIKTVLNNLIKQKQLTQNTLAYYLGKYPEDFSLNPNTKDFNVDTYAKLIPSQIPSSILTQRPDVKEAMYNVLTLAYAQKQALANFFPVFNLTANYGYASTNLSNFIENASNVWSFGLNILAPLFNYKKNTSIYERSKLQYEQAVLNYRNTVINAFKEVDNALASYKKDSQALISYQKNYQSAKNLYDIYKAQYEAGTVDYITYLNYKINLLNAYYNLINQNLLVKEDIISIYNALGMGLSN, via the coding sequence ATGAAATACAATGTAATTTTAGCTTTGGGTTTGGCAACATTTTTATCATCGTGCGCCCTATATAGCGCGCCTAAAAATGTAAATATTCAAATACCAGATCAGTTTAAGTATTCAATTAATTCAACTAATTCTAAGTTAAATCAAAATTGGTGGGAAAACTTTAGCGACCAAAAGCTAAATAATACAATTAAAACTGCTTTGGATAACAACCTAAACTACAAAATAGCCATAAAAAACATACAGATTGCCCAAACCTATGTAGGTCAAAACCAATCAGCACTACTACCTACAATAAATGCTACCTACTCTTCAACGCGCAATCAACCTTCAAAAAATGCATCCAATTCACCTTTCTCAAACTCTCAAATATACAATTTGCACCAGGCAGGTTTGTCTGCATCGTATGAGCTGGATGTATGGCATCAAATTCAAAACAGTATAAATCAGGCAAAAGCCAATGTTAATCTCTCCAAAGCCGATGCAGATGTTGTAAAGCTTACACTTATATCAAATGTTGCTCAAACTTACTTTCAGCTAGCTGCACTTAACCTATCAATAGAAAATTTCACACAGCAGCTTGAAGCGGCAAAAGAAATACTAAAGTTAAACGAAGACAAATACAACAGCGGTCTTATAAACATAGAGCCCGTTGAAGATGCAAAAACACAATTAGAAAACATAAAAACAGTTTTAAACAACCTCATAAAGCAAAAACAGCTAACTCAAAACACGCTAGCATATTATCTAGGTAAATACCCGGAAGACTTTTCTTTAAACCCAAACACCAAAGATTTTAATGTAGATACATACGCAAAGCTAATACCTTCTCAAATACCTTCAAGTATTTTAACCCAAAGACCAGACGTTAAAGAAGCCATGTACAATGTACTTACCCTAGCCTATGCTCAAAAACAGGCGCTTGCAAATTTCTTCCCTGTGTTTAATCTAACCGCCAATTATGGTTATGCCTCAACAAACCTTTCAAATTTTATAGAAAATGCAAGCAACGTCTGGAGCTTTGGATTAAACATCCTTGCGCCATTGTTTAACTATAAGAAAAATACCAGCATTTATGAACGTTCAAAACTCCAATATGAGCAAGCTGTACTTAACTACAGAAATACAGTTATAAATGCATTTAAAGAAGTCGATAATGCGTTAGCTTCATACAAAAAAGACAGCCAGGCTCTCATAAGCTATCAAAAAAACTATCAATCCGCTAAGAATCTATATGATATATACAAAGCCCAATACGAAGCAGGCACTGTTGACTACATCACATACCTAAACTACAAAATAAACTTACTTAATGCTTACTACAATCTGATAAACCAAAACCTGCTTGTAAAAGAAGATATCATTAGCATATACAATGCACTTGGTATGGGACTTTCAAATTAG
- a CDS encoding HlyD family secretion protein, with amino-acid sequence MRTKIIFLIASIGILIGLVSAYIYNKRTTALPPVHVEKNPYEAGLYATGIIESYQTNGENINIFPDVSGRVVKIFVKDGQNVKKGEPLFKIDDTQQKNITQQAYYQMQAALAYLQELKAEPRKETLEVSKAQLEYAKAQAKAAKDQWDKVEKAFKLNPNSVSKSSYDSARDSYDTAFANYQLALKQYELTKAGAWSYDIKNAQSQYEAAQKSYLANKALLDKYTVRAPVDGVILKIATAVGSYVSPSGSYGTYTQGYGPVVVMGNIEKEMEVRCYVDEILVPRLPKPQDMQAIAYIRGTDKKIPLEFVNLQPYTTPKIELSNQRTEQVDVRVLPIVFKFRVPKDITIYPGMLVDVYIGEKK; translated from the coding sequence ATGAGAACAAAGATTATATTTTTAATAGCAAGTATTGGCATATTAATAGGTCTTGTAAGTGCTTATATTTACAACAAGCGCACTACAGCTCTACCTCCTGTACATGTAGAAAAAAATCCCTATGAGGCTGGTTTATATGCAACAGGCATTATTGAAAGTTACCAGACAAACGGTGAAAATATAAATATTTTTCCCGACGTATCAGGAAGGGTTGTTAAAATTTTTGTAAAAGATGGTCAAAATGTCAAAAAAGGCGAACCTCTTTTTAAAATAGATGATACACAGCAAAAAAACATAACCCAGCAAGCCTACTATCAAATGCAAGCTGCTCTTGCCTATCTGCAAGAGTTAAAAGCAGAACCTAGAAAAGAAACACTTGAGGTATCAAAAGCTCAGCTAGAATATGCAAAAGCCCAGGCTAAAGCTGCAAAAGACCAGTGGGATAAAGTAGAAAAAGCTTTTAAGCTAAACCCAAATTCTGTAAGCAAAAGCTCTTATGATAGCGCAAGAGATTCATACGACACAGCTTTCGCAAATTATCAGTTAGCTCTAAAACAGTATGAACTTACAAAAGCTGGAGCTTGGAGTTACGATATTAAAAACGCACAAAGCCAGTATGAAGCAGCACAAAAATCTTACCTTGCAAACAAAGCACTCCTTGATAAATATACTGTTAGAGCTCCGGTAGATGGTGTTATACTAAAAATAGCCACAGCTGTTGGCAGCTATGTATCGCCATCTGGCTCATATGGCACTTACACGCAAGGCTACGGTCCTGTTGTTGTGATGGGCAATATTGAAAAAGAAATGGAAGTTAGGTGCTATGTGGATGAAATACTTGTTCCAAGACTACCAAAACCTCAAGATATGCAGGCTATCGCCTACATAAGAGGCACAGATAAAAAAATACCACTTGAGTTTGTAAACTTGCAACCATATACCACACCAAAAATAGAGTTATCAAATCAAAGAACAGAACAGGTAGACGTAAGGGTATTGCCTATAGTATTTAAGTTTAGAGTGCCAAAAGACATAACAATTTATCCTGGCATGCTTGTTGATGTGTATATAGGAGAAAAGAAATGA
- a CDS encoding ABC transporter ATP-binding protein: MKAILEAKNIVKYFGVDESKTYALKGVNLTAYYGEVLYIVGPSGSGKTTLLSIISGILRPNEGTVIVKDKDIWKMKDDDLADFRLNHIGFVFQDYHLFPKLTTTENVSIPLFLKRQNWDKSLKEAKYYLDVMGLGSKADLPVYKLSGGEQQRVAIARAIVSKPDILIFDEPTASLDGETGRQIISFTKEHLLTQDRTIIIVTHDSRIFEYANRILHMEDGKLKQTTNNHFDTEKNNTSVTQLEAQ, translated from the coding sequence ATGAAAGCAATATTGGAAGCTAAAAATATAGTCAAGTATTTTGGTGTTGATGAAAGCAAAACATATGCGCTAAAGGGTGTAAATCTAACTGCTTACTATGGAGAAGTACTCTATATTGTAGGCCCATCAGGATCTGGCAAAACTACACTTTTGAGCATAATATCTGGCATTTTGCGACCAAATGAAGGCACAGTAATAGTAAAAGACAAAGATATATGGAAAATGAAAGATGATGACCTGGCTGATTTTCGCTTAAATCACATCGGTTTTGTTTTTCAAGATTACCACTTATTTCCAAAATTAACCACAACAGAAAATGTCAGTATACCTCTTTTTTTAAAAAGACAAAACTGGGATAAATCCTTAAAAGAAGCCAAATACTACCTCGATGTTATGGGGCTTGGCTCAAAAGCAGACCTTCCTGTCTATAAACTCTCAGGTGGCGAGCAACAGCGCGTTGCTATTGCAAGGGCTATTGTATCAAAACCAGATATATTGATATTTGATGAACCCACCGCATCACTTGATGGTGAAACAGGCAGACAAATTATATCGTTTACAAAAGAGCATCTTTTAACGCAAGATAGAACAATAATTATAGTCACACATGATTCAAGAATATTTGAGTATGCAAATCGTATACTGCATATGGAAGATGGCAAATTAAAGCAAACTACAAACAATCATTTTGATACTGAAAAAAATAACACAAGCGTTACTCAATTGGAGGCACAATGA